One Lutzomyia longipalpis isolate SR_M1_2022 chromosome 4, ASM2433408v1 DNA segment encodes these proteins:
- the LOC129796427 gene encoding beta-1,4-N-acetylgalactosaminyltransferase bre-4 isoform X2, with translation MASSCGRAHAIKAALLVGFILVVLLNFFSYHYDVKFDKLTHIQTLSHTSSPLLWPKRTRSSSEVANITHSQSSTSASVNATAASPIANSSAISVEDAKSAGNTSTTASLPHILNETLPMDLEHFTKAPKRTDVTTRSTKFFKNIMTNLGLNACPPAPPDLEGPIEVNLTSDTMSSIERWLAPKLKPGGWYRPTECNAKDHVAIVVPFRDREPHLPIFLKNLHPFLQRQQVNYGIFVVEQTTGNLFNRAALMNVGFKEASKMANWDCFIFHDVDLLPMDDRNLYVCPDQPRHMSVAVDTFGFKLPYSTIFGGVSAMTTKQFRAVNGFSNSFWGWGGEDDDMSNRLKHMGFHIARYPINIARYTMLTHKKEKANPKRYEKLVTGSKRFETDGLNSVRYSVKDIQKKPLYTWILVEIQDGS, from the exons ATGGCATCATCCTGCGGCCGAGCGCACGCAATTAAAGCGGCGTTGTTGGTCGGATTTATCTTGGTGGTGCTCCTCAATTTCTTCAGCTACCACTATGATGTTAAGTTTGACAAATTAACCCACATCCAAACTCTATCTCACACAAG ttCTCCACTACTGTGGCCAAAGCGAACACGCTCCAGTTCCGAAGTGGCCAACATAACGCACTCACAGTCAAGTACCTCAGCCTCAGTTAATGCAACAGCTGCTTCCCCTATCGCCAATTCTTCCGCCATCTCCGTGGAAGATGCTAAATCAGCAGGAAATACATCAACTACAGCATCACTCCCGCACATTCTCAATGAGACCCTCCCGATGGATTTGGAGCACTTCACGAAGGCACCAAAGCGCACTGATGTCACCACGCGCAGTACAAAGTTCTTCAAGAACATAATGACGAATCTCGGGCTCAATGCCTGCCCACCAGCACCACCGGATCTCGAGGGGCCCATTGAGGTGAATCTCACATCGGACACAATGAGCAGTATTGAGAGATGGTTGGCGCCAAAGCTAAAACCTGGCGGTTGGTATCGCCCAACAGAGTGCAATGCCAAGGATCACGTGGCCATTGTCGTGCCCTTCCGAGATCGTGAACCACACCTGCCTATCTTCCTGAAGAACCTCCATCCCTTCCTGCAGCGCCAACAGGTGAACTATGGGATCTTTGTGGTGGAACAAACCACGGGGAATCTCTTCAATAGAGCCGCTCTTATGAATGTTGGCTTCAAGGAAGCCTCCAAAATGGCAAATTGGGATTGTTTTATCTTCCACGATGTTGATCTTTTACCCATGGATGATCGCAATCTCTACGTCTGCCCCGATCAACCGCGTCATATGTCCGTTGCAGTGGATACCTTTGGATTCAA ACTGCCATATAGCACAATTTTCGGCGGGGTGTCCGCAATGACGACAAAACAATTTCGTGCGGTCAATGGATTCTCAAATTCCTTTTGGGGTTGGGGCGGTGAGGACGATGACATGTCGAATCGCTTGAAGCATATGGGTTTCCACATAGCCAGGTATCCCATTAACATTGCTCGCTACACAATGCTGACGCATAAGAAGGAGAAGGCAAACCCGAAGCGCTATGAGAAATTAGTAACTGGATCTAAGCGCTTTGAAACGGATGGGCTCAATTCGGTACGATATAGCGTAAAGGATATCCAAAAGAAGCCACTCTACACGTGGATTTTGGTGGAAATTCAAGAT GGAAGCTGA
- the LOC129796427 gene encoding beta-1,4-N-acetylgalactosaminyltransferase bre-4 isoform X1 has translation MASSCGRAHAIKAALLVGFILVVLLNFFSYHYDVKFDKLTHIQTLSHTSSPLLWPKRTRSSSEVANITHSQSSTSASVNATAASPIANSSAISVEDAKSAGNTSTTASLPHILNETLPMDLEHFTKAPKRTDVTTRSTKFFKNIMTNLGLNACPPAPPDLEGPIEVNLTSDTMSSIERWLAPKLKPGGWYRPTECNAKDHVAIVVPFRDREPHLPIFLKNLHPFLQRQQVNYGIFVVEQTTGNLFNRAALMNVGFKEASKMANWDCFIFHDVDLLPMDDRNLYVCPDQPRHMSVAVDTFGFKLPYSTIFGGVSAMTTKQFRAVNGFSNSFWGWGGEDDDMSNRLKHMGFHIARYPINIARYTMLTHKKEKANPKRYEKLVTGSKRFETDGLNSVRYSVKDIQKKPLYTWILVEIQDVSNAEIFFFFSKSFLH, from the exons ATGGCATCATCCTGCGGCCGAGCGCACGCAATTAAAGCGGCGTTGTTGGTCGGATTTATCTTGGTGGTGCTCCTCAATTTCTTCAGCTACCACTATGATGTTAAGTTTGACAAATTAACCCACATCCAAACTCTATCTCACACAAG ttCTCCACTACTGTGGCCAAAGCGAACACGCTCCAGTTCCGAAGTGGCCAACATAACGCACTCACAGTCAAGTACCTCAGCCTCAGTTAATGCAACAGCTGCTTCCCCTATCGCCAATTCTTCCGCCATCTCCGTGGAAGATGCTAAATCAGCAGGAAATACATCAACTACAGCATCACTCCCGCACATTCTCAATGAGACCCTCCCGATGGATTTGGAGCACTTCACGAAGGCACCAAAGCGCACTGATGTCACCACGCGCAGTACAAAGTTCTTCAAGAACATAATGACGAATCTCGGGCTCAATGCCTGCCCACCAGCACCACCGGATCTCGAGGGGCCCATTGAGGTGAATCTCACATCGGACACAATGAGCAGTATTGAGAGATGGTTGGCGCCAAAGCTAAAACCTGGCGGTTGGTATCGCCCAACAGAGTGCAATGCCAAGGATCACGTGGCCATTGTCGTGCCCTTCCGAGATCGTGAACCACACCTGCCTATCTTCCTGAAGAACCTCCATCCCTTCCTGCAGCGCCAACAGGTGAACTATGGGATCTTTGTGGTGGAACAAACCACGGGGAATCTCTTCAATAGAGCCGCTCTTATGAATGTTGGCTTCAAGGAAGCCTCCAAAATGGCAAATTGGGATTGTTTTATCTTCCACGATGTTGATCTTTTACCCATGGATGATCGCAATCTCTACGTCTGCCCCGATCAACCGCGTCATATGTCCGTTGCAGTGGATACCTTTGGATTCAA ACTGCCATATAGCACAATTTTCGGCGGGGTGTCCGCAATGACGACAAAACAATTTCGTGCGGTCAATGGATTCTCAAATTCCTTTTGGGGTTGGGGCGGTGAGGACGATGACATGTCGAATCGCTTGAAGCATATGGGTTTCCACATAGCCAGGTATCCCATTAACATTGCTCGCTACACAATGCTGACGCATAAGAAGGAGAAGGCAAACCCGAAGCGCTATGAGAAATTAGTAACTGGATCTAAGCGCTTTGAAACGGATGGGCTCAATTCGGTACGATATAGCGTAAAGGATATCCAAAAGAAGCCACTCTACACGTGGATTTTGGTGGAAATTCAAGATGTAAGTAAtgcggaaattttttttttttttagtaaatcatttttacattaa